In Thioalkalivibrio paradoxus ARh 1, the following are encoded in one genomic region:
- a CDS encoding ferritin-like domain-containing protein: MSLRKITNIAELHKYLHAALQLEHATIPPYLTALYSLSPGTNSDAARVLRVVIVEEMLHLTLAANMLNAVGGSPELTRPGFVPQYPTRLPDGETDFEVGIQAFSREALETFLKIERPARSPEEGSGFVRRPRSEGAVLPTFMHDDDTEMHFYSIGEFYHEIGRGLKSLHEEMSAQGENLFSGDPSRQITPDFYYSGGGEIIPVVDLDSALEAIRLISEQGEGIGGAIYDYEGEISHYYRFQQLVLGRYYQKGDEADQPSGEPIAVDWGSAYPVKRNARLDDYPRNSELHAAAVRFGTDYQALLGTLTQAFNGEPGLLEAAVGEMFRIKESALQLIRNPIPGMDGVNAAPVFDVRSSEGGDHE; this comes from the coding sequence ATGAGCCTCCGAAAAATCACGAACATCGCAGAGCTGCACAAGTACCTGCACGCTGCGCTTCAACTGGAACACGCCACGATTCCGCCCTACCTGACGGCGCTGTACTCCCTCTCTCCGGGAACCAACTCGGACGCAGCCCGCGTCCTGCGGGTGGTCATCGTGGAGGAAATGCTGCACCTCACACTCGCGGCGAACATGCTCAACGCGGTAGGCGGCTCACCCGAACTTACGAGGCCGGGCTTCGTGCCGCAATATCCGACACGGCTTCCGGACGGAGAGACCGACTTCGAGGTCGGTATCCAGGCGTTCTCCAGGGAAGCGCTGGAGACCTTTCTAAAGATCGAGCGCCCCGCCCGTTCGCCCGAAGAAGGCTCCGGGTTCGTGCGTCGCCCTCGCTCCGAAGGTGCGGTGCTGCCGACGTTCATGCACGACGACGACACCGAGATGCATTTCTATAGTATCGGCGAGTTCTATCACGAGATCGGCCGCGGGCTGAAATCCCTTCACGAGGAGATGAGCGCACAGGGCGAGAACCTGTTCTCCGGCGATCCCAGCCGGCAGATCACACCCGATTTCTACTACTCGGGCGGCGGAGAGATCATCCCGGTGGTGGACCTCGACTCGGCTCTCGAGGCCATCCGCCTGATCTCCGAACAGGGAGAGGGCATCGGCGGCGCGATTTACGACTACGAAGGCGAGATCTCGCATTACTACCGCTTTCAACAGCTCGTGCTCGGGCGCTACTACCAGAAGGGGGACGAGGCCGACCAGCCGAGCGGCGAGCCCATCGCCGTCGACTGGGGATCCGCCTACCCTGTCAAGCGCAATGCCCGTCTGGACGACTACCCCAGGAACTCCGAGCTGCATGCCGCCGCGGTGCGCTTCGGCACGGACTACCAGGCTCTTCTCGGAACGCTGACACAAGCGTTCAACGGCGAACCGGGGCTCCTCGAGGCCGCAGTGGGCGAAATGTTCCGCATCAAGGAATCCGCACTACAGTTGATCCGGAACCCGATTCCGGGGATGGACGGCGTCAACGCTGCACCCGTCTTCGACGTCCGGAGTTCGGAAGGGGGAGACCATGAGTAA
- a CDS encoding GMC family oxidoreductase: MNRQVDHTTAANTTYDAVIVGSGVSGSIIAKELSDNGFHVLVLEAGPGHEFTVPAYQQYLERFYAAPTKDNNSPYPENSNAPMPRSPDTRKLQPGETDGSSYLVQKGPLAIDSTYTRVVGGTTMHWEAKALRMLPQDFEMRSRFGVGLDWPLGYQQLAPYYRKAEFELGVSADVEDQNYLGMDFGDDYVFPMRRMPLSYLDQMLARNLDGTEVVLDDETYSLAIRSTPQARNGIPNPGYDNGRGYTPVGAVSVHPAEEGGRCQGNINCTPICPVQAKYSAKKTLAKALATGRVDLLAQTVASRVHVGPDGRVSHIEYKAYRDPSSSEHTTGTVRGRIFVLAANAVENARLMLASGLPGRSGLIGRNLMDHAYLLTWGLTPEIAGSLRGTQCTSGIEDLRGGPFRRRQAAFRVGVHNDGWGWATGSPYADLDEFVDKQNAFGVALRHKLVDRLSRQVLLACMVEALPEPSNRITVEGGYKDSLGNLRPIVSYGISDYTMAGVSCARQLSRRLYQRLGAEDCTTYSPTDYGYVSYQGDGYVIRGGNHWAGTHVMGDARNHSVVDWRQRSWDHENLYLVGAGSMPTIGTANTTLTLSALSFLSAEYMVRELKQHQATTTAAANS, from the coding sequence ATGAACCGTCAAGTTGATCACACAACAGCAGCGAACACGACCTACGACGCCGTGATCGTCGGCTCCGGCGTGAGCGGATCCATCATCGCCAAGGAACTGAGCGACAACGGGTTTCACGTCCTCGTGCTGGAGGCAGGACCCGGCCACGAGTTCACGGTCCCGGCTTACCAGCAATACCTGGAACGGTTCTACGCTGCCCCGACGAAGGACAACAACTCCCCGTACCCGGAGAACTCCAATGCCCCGATGCCCAGGAGTCCGGATACGCGCAAGCTACAGCCTGGCGAGACTGATGGGAGCAGCTACCTGGTGCAGAAGGGTCCGCTGGCAATCGACAGCACGTATACCCGAGTTGTCGGCGGCACGACCATGCACTGGGAAGCAAAGGCACTGCGCATGCTGCCCCAGGATTTCGAGATGCGCAGCCGCTTCGGCGTCGGGCTGGACTGGCCCTTGGGGTATCAACAACTTGCCCCCTATTACCGCAAGGCGGAGTTCGAGCTCGGCGTCTCTGCCGATGTCGAGGATCAGAACTATCTCGGTATGGACTTCGGCGACGACTACGTCTTTCCCATGCGCAGGATGCCCCTGTCGTATCTCGACCAGATGCTCGCCCGGAATCTGGACGGCACCGAAGTGGTGCTCGACGACGAAACCTACTCGCTCGCAATTCGCAGTACACCACAAGCCCGCAACGGAATTCCCAATCCCGGGTACGACAACGGCAGGGGCTATACCCCCGTTGGCGCGGTAAGCGTTCACCCGGCCGAGGAGGGGGGGCGCTGCCAGGGAAACATCAACTGCACTCCCATCTGTCCGGTCCAGGCAAAGTACAGCGCCAAGAAAACCCTGGCCAAGGCCCTGGCCACCGGGCGGGTCGATCTGTTGGCGCAGACGGTGGCATCGCGGGTTCACGTGGGGCCGGATGGCCGCGTGAGCCACATCGAGTACAAGGCCTACCGCGATCCGTCGTCGTCCGAACACACGACCGGGACGGTGCGCGGGCGCATCTTCGTGCTCGCGGCCAACGCGGTCGAGAATGCCCGGCTGATGCTGGCCTCGGGGTTGCCGGGGCGCAGCGGCCTGATCGGGCGCAACCTGATGGACCACGCCTATCTCCTCACCTGGGGTCTGACGCCGGAGATCGCCGGCTCGCTGCGCGGGACGCAGTGCACCTCCGGCATCGAGGACCTCCGCGGCGGCCCATTCCGGCGCCGGCAGGCGGCCTTCCGCGTCGGCGTGCACAACGACGGCTGGGGGTGGGCAACGGGATCGCCGTATGCCGACCTGGACGAGTTCGTGGACAAGCAGAACGCGTTCGGAGTGGCCCTGCGGCACAAGCTTGTGGACCGGCTTTCCCGCCAGGTCCTGCTGGCCTGCATGGTCGAGGCCCTCCCGGAGCCGAGCAACCGGATCACGGTCGAAGGCGGTTACAAGGATTCTCTCGGCAACCTCCGCCCGATCGTGTCCTACGGTATTTCCGACTACACCATGGCCGGCGTCTCCTGCGCTCGGCAGCTCTCGCGCAGGCTCTACCAGCGGCTGGGCGCGGAGGACTGTACCACCTACTCCCCGACCGACTATGGCTACGTCAGTTACCAGGGCGATGGCTACGTGATCCGGGGCGGCAACCACTGGGCCGGAACGCACGTGATGGGGGATGCCCGGAATCACTCTGTGGTGGACTGGAGGCAGCGCTCCTGGGATCACGAAAACCTGTACCTGGTCGGTGCCGGCAGCATGCCGACCATCGGCACTGCCAACACGACCCTCACCCTGTCGGCGCTGTCGTTCCTGAGCGCCGAGTACATGGTGCGGGAACTCAAGCAGCACCAAGCGACCACCACCGCCGCAGCCAACTCCTAG
- a CDS encoding cupin domain-containing protein, with amino-acid sequence MTRTVQTPTEYWFEERCHITEWWNTPDDAAVSVARARVEPGVTTRLHRLTGVTERYVILEGKGCAEVAGAAPLEVGAGDVVVVPPGASQRIRNVGTGDLVFLAVCTPRFTRDAYEDIDPEPM; translated from the coding sequence GTGACGCGGACTGTCCAGACCCCGACGGAGTACTGGTTCGAGGAGCGTTGCCACATCACCGAGTGGTGGAATACACCGGACGACGCCGCAGTGTCGGTGGCGCGCGCCCGCGTGGAACCCGGCGTGACCACCCGGCTTCATCGCCTGACCGGCGTGACCGAGCGTTACGTGATCCTCGAGGGGAAGGGCTGCGCCGAGGTGGCCGGGGCAGCGCCGCTGGAAGTCGGTGCGGGCGACGTGGTCGTGGTGCCGCCGGGCGCATCGCAGCGAATCCGCAACGTCGGCACTGGCGATCTGGTCTTCCTCGCAGTCTGCACCCCGCGGTTCACCCGCGATGCCTACGAGGACATCGATCCGGAACCGATGTGA
- a CDS encoding RNA-binding protein, which translates to MMDVTEAGLLALTPGGRVVCGDPQSPLCAVFVESEAAGLAQLAGRKAAGAADATFAAELGVSAQTIANWENRVGTLRLQTRSQNRLRRLYERSG; encoded by the coding sequence ATGATGGACGTTACAGAGGCGGGTCTGCTCGCATTGACTCCCGGTGGCCGGGTCGTGTGCGGGGATCCGCAGAGCCCTTTGTGTGCGGTTTTTGTCGAGAGCGAAGCGGCGGGGCTGGCGCAACTCGCCGGCCGGAAGGCTGCGGGGGCTGCGGATGCCACATTTGCGGCGGAACTCGGCGTTTCGGCTCAGACCATCGCCAACTGGGAGAACCGGGTCGGGACCCTCAGGCTCCAGACACGAAGCCAGAACCGGCTGCGCCGCCTGTATGAACGTTCCGGCTGA
- a CDS encoding YchJ family protein — protein sequence MSKREKDGGGADGACPCGSGAARAACCGRYLDGEAVAPTAEALMRSRYSAFVEGRREYLLRTWAEETRPEVLELDRGQRWLGLSIRATSAGGVADDVGEVEFVARSRVGGRGLRLHERSRFRRVDGQWFYVDGSFPGKRSA from the coding sequence ATGAGCAAGCGTGAGAAGGACGGTGGTGGAGCGGACGGGGCCTGCCCTTGCGGGTCCGGGGCGGCGCGTGCGGCCTGTTGCGGGCGCTATCTGGACGGGGAGGCCGTCGCGCCCACCGCCGAGGCGCTGATGCGTTCGCGGTACTCGGCGTTCGTGGAGGGGCGCCGGGAGTACCTGTTGCGGACATGGGCCGAGGAGACGCGCCCGGAGGTGCTGGAACTCGACCGGGGACAGCGCTGGCTCGGTCTCAGCATTCGCGCCACCTCCGCGGGCGGGGTGGCCGACGATGTCGGCGAAGTGGAGTTCGTCGCCCGATCCCGGGTCGGTGGCCGCGGACTGCGACTGCACGAGCGCAGCCGATTCCGGCGCGTGGATGGCCAGTGGTTCTACGTGGATGGCAGCTTCCCCGGAAAACGGTCGGCGTGA
- a CDS encoding type II toxin-antitoxin system VapB family antitoxin, translated as MRTTLNIDDQLLAEAQRVTGVSEKAALVREGLRALIERESARRLARLGGSEPQLEPVPRRQSDPA; from the coding sequence ATGCGCACGACGCTGAATATCGATGACCAGTTGCTGGCCGAGGCTCAGCGCGTTACCGGTGTGAGCGAAAAGGCCGCCCTGGTACGGGAGGGGCTGCGCGCCTTGATCGAGCGCGAGAGCGCCCGGCGGCTGGCCCGGCTGGGCGGAAGTGAACCGCAACTGGAGCCCGTGCCCCGTCGGCAGTCCGATCCCGCATGA
- a CDS encoding type II toxin-antitoxin system VapC family toxin — MILVDTSVWVDHLRAGDAVLVELLNDSQVLMHPFVLGELACGNLRNRGEVLRLLQHLPQAIVASDQEVLFFIERNALMGQGIGYVDAHLLAAVTLGGSTQLWTRDQRLRSVAEALKLAYGED; from the coding sequence ATGATCCTGGTCGATACCTCGGTGTGGGTCGATCACCTGCGCGCCGGCGATGCCGTGCTGGTGGAGTTGCTGAACGACAGTCAGGTGCTGATGCACCCTTTTGTGCTCGGTGAACTGGCCTGCGGCAACCTGCGCAACCGCGGTGAAGTGCTGCGGCTGCTCCAGCATCTGCCGCAGGCGATCGTCGCCAGCGATCAGGAGGTACTGTTCTTCATCGAACGCAACGCGCTGATGGGCCAGGGTATCGGCTATGTGGATGCGCACCTGCTGGCCGCCGTGACCCTGGGCGGCTCGACGCAACTGTGGACACGGGACCAGCGGCTGCGGTCAGTGGCCGAGGCCTTGAAGCTTGCGTACGGCGAGGATTGA
- the ltrA gene encoding group II intron reverse transcriptase/maturase, with the protein MRPFDISKMLVWEAYQRVKANRGAAGVDGETIAEFDRDLSRNLYRIWNRMSSGSYFPPSVKAVPIPKKSGGERMLGVPTVGDRIAQTVVALVLEPILEPVFHADSYGYRPGRSAHDALAITRKRCWERDWVLEYDIRGLFDNIDHGLLLKALRYHCSEKWVLLYVERWLAAPMQMRDGSGQARTMGTPQGGPLSPILANLFLHYALDHWLSRFHADIPFCRYADDGILHCRTEAEALQMRTHLEERLAAVGLEMHPDKTRVVYCKDSRRTGTHDHIQFDFLGYTFRPRRILTRHGKVRTGFTPAVSRQSMTAMRQSLRRRRLSLRSDLSLGSLAEYLAPRIRGWMAYYCRFRGSEFQPVAAHIDRVIVRWAMRKYKRLRGHKHRAFAWLARVKRRFPALFPHWCGRGAFVVGTMGAR; encoded by the coding sequence ATGAGACCGTTTGATATTTCCAAGATGCTGGTGTGGGAGGCATACCAGCGCGTAAAGGCCAATCGAGGAGCGGCCGGTGTGGATGGGGAAACGATCGCGGAGTTTGATCGTGACCTCAGCAGGAATCTCTACCGGATCTGGAATCGGATGTCATCGGGCAGTTATTTTCCGCCGTCGGTGAAAGCGGTACCGATTCCCAAGAAATCTGGAGGTGAGCGGATGTTGGGCGTCCCGACGGTCGGCGATCGCATCGCCCAGACTGTGGTGGCGCTCGTGTTGGAGCCGATCCTGGAGCCCGTTTTTCATGCGGACTCCTACGGCTACCGGCCCGGTAGATCAGCGCACGATGCGCTTGCCATCACCCGCAAACGGTGCTGGGAGCGCGACTGGGTGCTGGAATATGACATTCGCGGCCTGTTTGACAACATCGACCACGGCCTTCTCCTGAAAGCACTCAGGTATCATTGCTCGGAAAAATGGGTTTTGCTGTACGTGGAGCGTTGGTTGGCGGCGCCGATGCAGATGCGGGACGGGTCGGGGCAGGCGCGGACGATGGGTACGCCGCAAGGCGGGCCGCTATCGCCGATTCTTGCCAACCTGTTTCTGCATTACGCATTGGACCACTGGCTATCACGCTTCCACGCCGATATCCCGTTTTGCCGCTACGCGGATGATGGCATCTTGCACTGCCGAACGGAGGCCGAAGCGCTGCAAATGCGGACGCATTTGGAGGAGCGGCTGGCCGCGGTCGGACTGGAGATGCACCCGGACAAGACCCGGGTGGTGTATTGCAAGGACAGCAGGCGAACCGGAACCCACGACCATATACAGTTCGACTTCCTGGGCTACACGTTTAGGCCCCGGCGCATCCTAACTCGTCATGGCAAGGTCCGCACTGGGTTTACGCCTGCGGTCAGTCGCCAGTCGATGACCGCGATGCGCCAGTCTTTGCGGCGGCGTCGACTTTCGCTGCGAAGTGACCTGTCTCTTGGGTCTCTCGCGGAGTATCTGGCTCCTCGCATTCGTGGCTGGATGGCGTACTACTGTCGGTTTCGTGGATCCGAATTTCAGCCGGTCGCGGCTCATATCGACCGGGTGATTGTTCGTTGGGCCATGAGGAAATACAAACGCTTGCGCGGGCATAAGCACCGGGCGTTTGCCTGGCTTGCGCGCGTCAAGCGCCGATTCCCCGCGTTGTTTCCGCATTGGTGCGGGCGCGGGGCGTTCGTGGTCGGAACAATGGGAGCCCGGTGA
- a CDS encoding plasmid pRiA4b ORF-3 family protein — MTLPGWAVGVIELIEEAGQTFDYEHDFGDGWKHRITLVGVEPRIKGQRYPQCLAGARACPPEDCGGVWRYENLVEALLDPKHREHEDLRNWVPKGWGPETFKASDVRFDNPKRRWKLAFGEE; from the coding sequence GTGACGCTTCCCGGCTGGGCCGTCGGCGTGATCGAATTGATCGAGGAGGCGGGCCAGACCTTCGACTACGAACACGACTTCGGTGATGGCTGGAAGCACCGCATCACACTCGTCGGAGTCGAGCCGCGCATCAAGGGACAACGCTATCCACAGTGCCTGGCGGGTGCCCGCGCCTGCCCACCGGAAGACTGCGGAGGGGTTTGGCGGTACGAGAACCTGGTCGAGGCCCTCCTGGATCCGAAGCACCGGGAGCACGAGGATCTCCGTAACTGGGTCCCAAAGGGTTGGGGGCCGGAGACCTTCAAGGCTTCCGATGTGCGTTTCGACAATCCCAAGCGACGGTGGAAGCTCGCCTTCGGAGAGGAATGA
- a CDS encoding addiction module protein, with translation MRAEERARLAESMLASLHSPLAEIDAAWAQEIDERIAAFDRGEIPAYAAEDVFSDARRMSR, from the coding sequence TTGCGCGCCGAAGAGCGGGCCCGGCTGGCGGAGTCGATGCTCGCTTCCCTGCACTCGCCCCTGGCGGAAATCGACGCGGCCTGGGCCCAGGAGATCGACGAGCGTATTGCGGCATTCGACCGTGGCGAAATCCCCGCCTATGCTGCCGAGGACGTTTTTTCCGACGCCCGCCGCATGTCGCGGTGA
- a CDS encoding HepT-like ribonuclease domain-containing protein: MNKPWEPYALHVLDAIAKIRRIQSRGDIAEDDILYDAALRNLQTLAEATQQLPDRQKALCPDIPWRQISGFRNILVHNYLGEIDPLTIAAVIDTHLPALEDCIRTMLQEADPRSSG; encoded by the coding sequence GTGAACAAGCCGTGGGAACCCTACGCTCTGCACGTGCTCGACGCGATCGCCAAGATTCGCCGAATCCAGTCGCGTGGGGATATTGCCGAGGATGACATCCTCTACGATGCTGCCCTGCGCAATCTTCAGACGCTGGCCGAAGCAACCCAGCAGCTTCCAGATCGACAGAAGGCGCTCTGTCCCGACATCCCCTGGCGCCAGATCAGCGGTTTTCGCAACATCCTGGTCCACAACTACCTGGGCGAAATCGATCCGCTGACGATCGCCGCAGTCATCGACACACACCTTCCCGCATTGGAGGATTGCATTCGAACCATGCTGCAGGAGGCCGACCCACGTTCCTCCGGATGA
- a CDS encoding nucleotidyltransferase family protein produces the protein MLLDELRDRKSEISALGERYGARRIRVFGSVARGEEGPDSDVDFLVDFSRGYDLFAQRLPLAEDLSQLLQRHVDVVPEHELNRHIRDRVLEEAVAL, from the coding sequence ATGCTGCTCGATGAACTACGCGACAGGAAGTCTGAAATCAGTGCGTTGGGTGAGCGCTACGGTGCCCGCCGCATCCGCGTGTTTGGATCGGTCGCGCGCGGCGAAGAGGGCCCCGACAGCGACGTGGATTTTCTGGTCGACTTTTCTCGTGGCTACGACCTGTTTGCGCAACGGCTGCCGCTGGCGGAGGACCTGTCCCAATTGCTTCAAAGGCACGTGGACGTGGTGCCGGAACATGAACTGAATCGCCACATCCGGGATCGCGTCCTCGAGGAGGCCGTAGCCTTGTGA
- a CDS encoding nucleotidyltransferase domain-containing protein, which yields MRLTAQQRRVIRQAALDCFGPEARVILFGSRADDTARGGDIDLLIETQITDPEEIVHAEIRFQVQVQQAIGEQKIDLLVNYPGRGEHPPIFAIAQRTGVRL from the coding sequence ATGCGCCTGACAGCACAGCAACGCCGGGTCATCAGGCAAGCCGCCCTCGACTGCTTCGGGCCGGAGGCGCGCGTTATCCTGTTCGGGTCGCGTGCTGACGACACGGCACGTGGCGGCGATATCGACCTGCTGATCGAAACGCAGATCACCGACCCGGAAGAGATCGTCCACGCGGAAATCCGTTTTCAGGTGCAGGTTCAGCAGGCGATCGGCGAACAGAAGATCGACCTGCTCGTGAACTATCCTGGGCGTGGCGAACACCCGCCGATCTTTGCCATCGCCCAACGAACCGGGGTCAGGCTGTGA
- a CDS encoding nucleotidyltransferase domain-containing protein, protein MALALNRNAVRERIGRYPATNPRVFGSALHGTDEEGSDLDLLVDALPGATLFDLGGLQVELEELLGVHVDLLTPGDLPAKVRARVLSEARPV, encoded by the coding sequence ATGGCCCTTGCGCTCAACCGGAATGCCGTTCGCGAGAGAATCGGGCGTTACCCGGCCACAAACCCTCGGGTGTTCGGGTCGGCGCTTCATGGCACCGACGAGGAGGGAAGCGACCTGGACCTTCTCGTGGACGCACTTCCCGGCGCGACCCTGTTCGACCTCGGAGGCTTGCAGGTCGAGTTGGAGGAGTTGCTCGGTGTGCATGTCGATCTCCTGACACCCGGGGACCTGCCCGCGAAGGTCCGCGCCAGGGTGCTGAGCGAGGCTCGACCGGTTTGA